A single window of Oerskovia paurometabola DNA harbors:
- a CDS encoding DedA family protein codes for MPFANLPVDLVHVAAAGDPDLGGVAGWAVSLMETLGVFGAALAIALENLFPPLPSEVILPLAGFTASRGSFNVFAAVAATTVGSLVGAVALYYVGALVGRERTRRIIGWLPLVKLEDVDRTEAWFHKHGSMAVFFGRMIPIFRSLISLPAGVDRMPLPKFVLLTTAGSLIWNSIFVGAGFALGESWHLVEEYAGVLQKVVIGVVALAVVAFVVMRVSRSVLAGAPPAHGRRARPAQPDDDEQAPESGTAERTKTPTTTLALPKGVFERSGVRAGPSTD; via the coding sequence ATGCCCTTCGCGAACCTCCCTGTCGACCTCGTGCACGTGGCCGCCGCGGGCGATCCCGACCTGGGTGGTGTCGCGGGCTGGGCCGTGTCCCTCATGGAGACGCTCGGCGTGTTCGGTGCGGCCCTGGCCATCGCGCTCGAGAACCTGTTCCCGCCGCTGCCGAGCGAGGTCATCCTGCCGCTCGCGGGCTTCACCGCGAGCCGCGGCAGCTTCAACGTGTTCGCCGCCGTCGCCGCGACGACGGTCGGGTCGCTCGTGGGTGCGGTCGCGCTGTACTACGTGGGCGCGCTCGTCGGGCGCGAGCGCACGCGCCGGATCATCGGCTGGTTGCCGCTCGTCAAGCTCGAGGACGTCGACCGCACCGAGGCCTGGTTCCACAAGCACGGCAGCATGGCCGTGTTCTTCGGCCGCATGATCCCGATCTTCCGGAGCCTCATCTCGCTGCCCGCCGGGGTGGACCGCATGCCCCTGCCCAAGTTCGTCCTCCTGACGACCGCAGGCAGCCTCATCTGGAACAGCATCTTCGTCGGTGCGGGCTTCGCGCTGGGCGAGAGCTGGCACCTGGTCGAGGAGTACGCGGGCGTCCTGCAGAAGGTCGTCATCGGGGTCGTGGCGCTCGCGGTCGTCGCGTTCGTCGTGATGAGGGTCTCCCGGTCCGTGCTCGCGGGTGCGCCCCCGGCGCACGGTCGTCGTGCGCGCCCCGCCCAGCCCGACGACGACGAGCAGGCTCCCGAGTCGGGCACGGCCGAGCGGACCAAGACCCCCACGACCACGCTCGCGCTGCCCAAGGGCGTGTTCGAGCGGTCCGGGGTCCGGGCCGGGCCGTCCACCGACTGA
- a CDS encoding polyamine aminopropyltransferase produces MAGETQTQAAQAAPPAGDAPPAGGAPPAGDAPPAAGAPPSGRGMDKPTVFAAALLVAVGGIIYELILGTAASYLFGDSVVAFSVATGLTLFGMGIGSLLATRLATNPGLNFVRNEVSLALLGGSSVLILYAAFSLTEVYWLVFVLLSLALGVGIGVEIPLLVALLKEHGRDESVGLLSKVLAVDYFGALAASLLFPFVMLPYLGLMRTAYAVALLNVLVAVFMLRRMGRRTRWTWLARLTVVFLVACFAASSAIEGAINTRLYQDPVVHYESTAYQKLVLTSFGDDVRLYLSDQLQFSSLDEARYHETLAHATLTSVAAPASVAILGGGDGLLAREVLRYPSVREVTVVDLDPAVTELARTDRLVSDLNEHSFDDPRVRVVNGDAFRFMDTTDQTFDAVLIDLVDPSNERIAKLYSTEFYAMVANHLRPGGVYATQATSSYFTPHAFWQVASTVRAGSPGRTVVPLSVNVPSFGEWGFVLSLPPAGQGEATADGTLGPDGGARLFAATPLPEGLRFHTLDSLRATATLAGDHPGPEVEMQASTLLSPVVYRTYQQDMSRWRY; encoded by the coding sequence GTGGCCGGCGAGACGCAGACCCAGGCCGCGCAGGCCGCGCCGCCCGCAGGGGACGCGCCGCCCGCAGGAGGCGCGCCGCCCGCAGGGGACGCGCCGCCCGCGGCGGGTGCGCCGCCGTCGGGCCGCGGCATGGACAAGCCGACCGTGTTCGCGGCCGCGCTGCTCGTCGCGGTCGGCGGGATCATCTACGAGCTGATCCTCGGGACGGCCGCGTCCTACCTGTTCGGCGACTCGGTCGTCGCGTTCTCGGTCGCGACGGGCCTGACGCTGTTCGGCATGGGGATCGGATCCCTCCTCGCGACGCGCCTGGCCACGAACCCGGGCCTGAACTTCGTGCGCAACGAGGTCTCGCTCGCCCTGCTGGGCGGCAGCTCGGTCCTGATCCTCTACGCGGCGTTCAGCCTGACCGAGGTCTACTGGCTCGTCTTCGTGCTGCTGTCCCTCGCGCTCGGCGTGGGGATCGGCGTCGAGATCCCGCTGCTCGTCGCGCTGCTCAAGGAGCACGGGCGCGACGAGTCCGTGGGGCTGCTGTCGAAGGTCCTCGCGGTCGACTACTTCGGGGCGCTGGCCGCGTCGCTGCTCTTCCCGTTCGTCATGCTCCCGTACCTGGGACTCATGCGGACGGCGTACGCGGTCGCGCTGCTCAACGTGCTGGTCGCGGTGTTCATGCTGCGGCGCATGGGGCGGCGCACGCGCTGGACCTGGCTCGCGCGGCTCACGGTCGTGTTCCTCGTGGCGTGCTTCGCGGCGTCGAGCGCGATCGAGGGCGCGATCAACACCCGGCTCTACCAGGACCCGGTGGTCCACTACGAGTCGACGGCTTACCAGAAGCTCGTCCTGACGAGCTTCGGCGACGACGTCCGGCTCTACCTGAGCGACCAGCTCCAGTTCTCCTCGCTCGACGAGGCGAGGTACCACGAGACGCTCGCGCACGCGACGCTCACCTCGGTCGCGGCGCCGGCGTCGGTGGCGATCCTCGGGGGAGGGGACGGGCTGCTCGCGCGCGAGGTGCTGCGGTACCCGAGCGTCCGTGAGGTCACGGTCGTCGACCTCGACCCGGCCGTGACGGAGCTCGCCCGGACCGACCGCCTCGTGAGCGACCTCAACGAGCACTCGTTCGACGACCCGCGCGTGCGCGTCGTCAACGGCGACGCGTTCCGTTTCATGGACACCACGGACCAGACGTTCGACGCGGTCCTGATCGACCTGGTCGACCCGTCGAACGAGCGCATCGCCAAGCTGTACTCGACCGAGTTCTACGCCATGGTCGCGAACCACCTGCGGCCCGGGGGCGTGTACGCGACCCAGGCGACGTCGTCGTACTTCACGCCGCACGCGTTCTGGCAGGTCGCCTCGACCGTGCGTGCGGGCTCGCCCGGGCGGACCGTGGTCCCGCTGTCGGTCAACGTGCCGTCGTTCGGCGAGTGGGGCTTCGTGCTGTCGCTCCCTCCCGCCGGGCAGGGCGAGGCCACGGCGGACGGGACCCTCGGGCCCGACGGCGGGGCGCGCCTCTTCGCCGCGACACCGCTTCCCGAGGGCCTGCGCTTCCACACGCTCGACTCGCTGCGGGCGACCGCGACGCTCGCGGGCGACCACCCGGGACCCGAGGTCGAGATGCAGGCCTCGACGCTGCTGTCACCCGTGGTCTACCGGACCTATCAGCAGGACATGTCGCGCTGGCGGTACTGA
- a CDS encoding DUF350 domain-containing protein: MSLAELRLDAFLSTIVYSVLGIVLLVLTIVVVNYLFKLNLHRELVDEHNTAFGIMIAGLAVAIGIIIAGTILS; this comes from the coding sequence ATGAGCCTCGCCGAGCTGCGCCTCGACGCCTTCCTGTCCACGATCGTCTACTCGGTGCTGGGCATCGTCCTGCTCGTCCTGACGATCGTCGTCGTCAACTACCTCTTCAAGCTCAACCTGCACCGCGAGCTCGTCGACGAGCACAACACGGCCTTCGGGATCATGATCGCCGGGCTGGCCGTCGCCATCGGCATCATCATCGCGGGGACGATCCTCTCCTGA
- a CDS encoding DUF4178 domain-containing protein: MSLGKHLIGAPPWRSLPQGVVVYGEQDPSDGVTYYWEEWEVLGYENLDFWVEYDHDTKAVTLYRPAESEEALDPTRMRTGQVVTVTLSGKKYRTKVTEVGVGTIASLDGSFTYDLTVGQRVAYAELRTQDMVLSLEKFDDRVIDLYHGTVLDVAGQKAHFGRRVAPRDTKVNPVVAFVLVLAAGIGLFSACGDRDVDDDDCTPRTVEQQYDASGDPLTTDQTCYRRSVYGGGGGGLGK; the protein is encoded by the coding sequence ATGTCGCTCGGCAAGCACCTGATCGGTGCGCCGCCGTGGCGCTCGCTGCCGCAGGGAGTCGTCGTCTACGGCGAGCAGGACCCGAGCGACGGCGTCACGTACTACTGGGAGGAGTGGGAGGTCCTCGGGTACGAGAACCTCGACTTCTGGGTCGAGTACGACCACGACACGAAGGCCGTCACGCTCTACCGCCCTGCGGAGTCCGAGGAAGCCCTCGACCCGACGCGGATGCGCACGGGCCAGGTCGTCACCGTGACGCTCAGCGGGAAGAAGTACCGCACGAAGGTCACGGAGGTCGGGGTCGGGACCATCGCGTCGCTCGACGGGTCCTTCACCTACGACCTGACGGTGGGCCAGCGCGTCGCCTACGCCGAGCTCCGCACCCAGGACATGGTCCTGTCGCTCGAGAAGTTCGACGACCGCGTCATCGACCTCTACCACGGCACCGTCCTGGACGTCGCGGGGCAGAAGGCCCACTTCGGCAGGCGCGTCGCGCCGCGCGACACCAAGGTCAACCCCGTGGTCGCGTTCGTCCTGGTCCTCGCGGCGGGCATCGGCCTGTTCTCCGCGTGCGGGGACCGCGACGTCGACGACGACGACTGCACGCCCCGCACGGTCGAGCAGCAGTACGACGCGAGCGGCGACCCGCTCACGACCGACCAGACCTGCTACCGCCGATCCGTGTACGGCGGCGGTGGCGGCGGCCTCGGCAAGTAG
- a CDS encoding S-adenosylmethionine decarboxylase family protein yields MPTDPVNRNLVYVFDISGGDPALLDDETTVRTCLSQVVDRAGLTPLGETSHRFAPQGFSMATLLAESHLAVHTWPEDGTAYVTLTTCRAPSSGSFEEDTRSLLRETFAAADVAVRTLL; encoded by the coding sequence GTGCCGACCGATCCGGTCAACCGCAACCTCGTCTACGTCTTCGACATCTCGGGCGGGGACCCCGCTCTCCTCGACGACGAGACCACCGTCCGCACCTGCCTCTCCCAGGTCGTCGACCGGGCGGGACTGACCCCGCTCGGCGAGACCTCGCACCGCTTCGCGCCCCAGGGCTTCAGCATGGCGACCCTCCTGGCCGAGTCCCACCTCGCGGTCCACACGTGGCCCGAGGACGGCACGGCCTACGTGACCCTGACGACCTGCCGCGCACCGTCGTCGGGCAGCTTCGAGGAGGACACGCGCAGCCTGCTGCGCGAGACCTTCGCCGCGGCCGACGTCGCCGTCCGGACCCTCCTGTGA